The Deinococcus sedimenti genome window below encodes:
- the fni gene encoding type 2 isopentenyl-diphosphate Delta-isomerase, whose amino-acid sequence MTTPEPTDLPTRKLRHIEACLRPDSQYARQTTGLEDVPWPYRALPERNLEDVDLRTTFLGRPLAAPVLIGAMTGGAEAAGRINRNLAVAAQRLGIGMMLGSQRVMLERPEAAASFQVRDVAPDIPLIGNLGGAQFLLGYGPEQARRAVREVGADALAIHVNPLQEAMQVGGDTRWAGLRDRLAEVLLELDFPVILKEVGHGLDSASAALAAPLGFAALDVAGAGGTSWARVEQIVQFGEVRTPDLCDLGVPTAQALRDARLAAPGVPLIASGGIRTGLDAARALCLGAGVVAVARPLLEPALASAEAAEAWLANFIHELRVALFVGGYAGVTELRC is encoded by the coding sequence GTGACCACGCCCGAGCCGACCGACCTGCCCACCCGTAAACTGCGGCACATCGAGGCTTGCCTGCGCCCCGACAGTCAGTACGCGCGGCAGACCACCGGGCTGGAGGACGTGCCCTGGCCGTACCGGGCCCTGCCGGAACGCAACCTGGAGGACGTGGACCTGCGCACCACCTTCCTGGGCCGCCCTCTGGCCGCGCCGGTCCTGATCGGCGCGATGACCGGCGGGGCCGAGGCGGCGGGCCGCATCAACCGTAACCTCGCCGTGGCGGCGCAGCGGCTGGGGATCGGCATGATGCTCGGCTCGCAGCGCGTGATGCTGGAACGCCCGGAGGCCGCCGCGTCCTTCCAGGTGCGGGACGTCGCGCCGGACATTCCCCTGATCGGGAATCTGGGCGGCGCGCAGTTCCTCCTCGGCTACGGTCCCGAGCAGGCCCGGCGCGCGGTGCGGGAAGTCGGGGCGGACGCGCTGGCCATTCACGTGAATCCGTTACAGGAGGCCATGCAGGTCGGTGGGGACACCCGCTGGGCGGGGTTGCGGGACCGGCTGGCCGAGGTGCTACTCGAACTGGACTTCCCGGTGATCCTCAAGGAGGTCGGGCACGGCCTGGACTCGGCGTCGGCGGCCCTGGCGGCCCCACTGGGGTTCGCGGCGCTGGACGTGGCCGGGGCGGGTGGGACCAGCTGGGCGCGCGTGGAGCAGATCGTGCAGTTCGGCGAGGTCCGCACGCCCGACCTGTGCGACCTGGGCGTGCCGACCGCGCAGGCGCTGCGGGACGCGCGACTGGCCGCGCCGGGCGTGCCGCTGATCGCGTCGGGCGGCATCCGCACGGGCCTAGACGCCGCGCGCGCCCTGTGCCTGGGAGCCGGGGTGGTCGCGGTGGCCCGCCCGCTGCTGGAACCTGCCCTGGCGAGCGCCGAGGCGGCCGAGGCGTGGCTGGCGAACTTCATCCATGAGCTGCGGGTGGCGCTGTTCGTGGGCGGTTACGCGGGCGTGACCGAACTGCGCTGCTGA
- a CDS encoding phosphorylase family protein, giving the protein MSQIHVRAQPGDVAPYVLLPGDPNRARHIAETYLQDAREYTSHRQLLGFTGTYQGVPVSVQTTGMGCPSAAIVAEELARLGARTLIRVGTLGGATPSVAPGDLVIATAAVPNDGTTRQMLGGAPYAPSASFEVVEASVQAARASGAPHHVGLVMTEDAFYASTPEHARLWAGRGVLGFEMEASAIFLVAAQRGLRAACLTACSNDIGDPQLVPDDVLAAGVDRMVRVALDAIVTLAARD; this is encoded by the coding sequence ATGAGTCAGATTCATGTTCGAGCCCAGCCTGGAGATGTCGCCCCTTACGTTCTGCTGCCCGGCGATCCCAACCGCGCGCGTCACATTGCCGAGACATACTTACAGGACGCGCGGGAGTACACCAGTCACCGGCAGCTGCTGGGCTTCACGGGCACGTATCAGGGCGTGCCGGTCAGCGTGCAGACGACCGGGATGGGCTGCCCGAGCGCGGCGATCGTCGCGGAGGAACTCGCGCGGCTGGGCGCGCGGACCCTCATCCGGGTGGGGACGCTGGGCGGCGCGACCCCCAGCGTGGCGCCCGGTGATCTGGTGATCGCCACGGCGGCCGTGCCGAACGACGGGACCACCCGGCAGATGCTCGGCGGCGCGCCGTACGCGCCCTCTGCGAGCTTCGAGGTCGTGGAGGCCAGCGTGCAGGCGGCCCGTGCCAGCGGCGCCCCGCACCACGTGGGGCTGGTCATGACCGAGGACGCCTTCTACGCCAGCACGCCCGAGCACGCGCGGCTGTGGGCGGGGCGGGGCGTGCTGGGCTTCGAGATGGAGGCCAGCGCGATCTTCCTCGTGGCCGCTCAGCGGGGGCTGCGCGCGGCGTGCCTGACGGCCTGCAGCAACGATATCGGCGATCCGCAGCTGGTGCCGGACGACGTGCTGGCCGCCGGGGTGGACCGCATGGTGCGTGTGGCGCTGGACGCCATCGTGACGCTCGCCGCGCGCGATTGA
- the ychF gene encoding redox-regulated ATPase YchF has translation MGLAIGIVGLPNVGKSTLFNAITRAGALAANYPFATIEPNVGRVTVPDERLAALSRVFTKGERVPPIIPTFVEFVDIAGLVKGASKGEGLGNQFLANIREVDAIAHVVRCFEDGNVIHVAGRVDPIDDIETINTELILADLGGLEKRLQNLQKKAKGNDKDAKEQAELAEQIIAVLSEGKPARAGTYDAPIPKEFGLITTKPVIYVANVGEDNLTEDNEYVQRVREYAAAEGAQVVKISAQIEGELAEMPEDEARAFLEELGVQESGLDQLVTVGYDTLGLITFITSGEKEVRAWTIRRGEKAPEAAGEIHSDLERGFIRAEVIEWDKMVEAGGWANAKSKGWVRTEGKEYVMKDGDIMNVLHNM, from the coding sequence ATGGGTCTTGCTATTGGTATCGTCGGTCTGCCCAACGTGGGCAAAAGCACGCTGTTCAACGCCATCACGCGCGCCGGGGCGCTCGCGGCGAACTACCCGTTCGCGACGATCGAACCGAACGTGGGTCGCGTGACCGTCCCGGACGAGCGCCTCGCCGCGCTGAGCCGCGTGTTCACGAAGGGTGAGCGCGTCCCGCCGATCATCCCGACGTTCGTGGAGTTCGTGGACATCGCGGGCCTCGTGAAGGGCGCCAGTAAGGGCGAGGGCCTGGGGAACCAGTTCCTGGCGAACATCCGCGAGGTGGACGCCATCGCGCACGTCGTCCGCTGCTTCGAAGATGGGAACGTCATTCACGTCGCGGGCCGCGTGGACCCCATCGACGACATCGAGACGATCAACACCGAACTGATCCTCGCGGACCTGGGCGGCCTGGAAAAACGCCTCCAGAACCTCCAGAAGAAAGCCAAGGGGAACGACAAGGACGCCAAGGAGCAGGCGGAACTGGCCGAGCAGATCATCGCCGTGCTGTCCGAGGGCAAACCCGCCCGCGCCGGGACGTACGACGCGCCCATCCCCAAGGAGTTCGGGCTGATCACCACCAAACCCGTGATCTACGTCGCGAACGTCGGCGAGGACAACCTGACCGAGGACAACGAGTACGTGCAGCGGGTGCGCGAGTACGCCGCCGCCGAGGGCGCGCAGGTCGTGAAGATCAGCGCGCAGATCGAGGGTGAACTGGCCGAGATGCCAGAGGACGAGGCCCGCGCGTTCCTGGAGGAACTGGGCGTGCAGGAGAGCGGCCTGGACCAGCTCGTCACGGTCGGGTACGACACGCTGGGCCTGATCACGTTCATCACGAGCGGCGAGAAGGAAGTGCGCGCCTGGACGATCCGCCGCGGCGAGAAGGCCCCGGAGGCCGCCGGGGAGATCCACAGCGACCTGGAACGCGGCTTCATCCGCGCCGAGGTCATCGAGTGGGACAAGATGGTCGAGGCCGGCGGCTGGGCGAACGCCAAGAGCAAGGGCTGGGTGCGGACCGAAGGCAAGGAGTACGTCATGAAGGACGGCGACATCATGAACGTCCTGCACAACATGTGA
- a CDS encoding enoyl-CoA hydratase/isomerase family protein, which translates to MTQLDEFEFNNVQIDQHGPIAVLTINRPRALNALSADTLSEIAQAVNLIVEDAEVGALIITGAGDKAFVAGADISEFENLEGVYDGRELSLAGQDVMHQISSLPIPVIAAVNGFALGGGLELALACDVRVAATTARLGLPEVSLGLIPGFGGTQRLARLVGAGRALDLMLTARQVKADEALGMGLVNYVADDALTKAREVAELMLKNAPIALSLVKEAVRRGLDTTLEAGLEVEADLFGMTVATKDFREGVDAFLNKRRAEFQGE; encoded by the coding sequence ATGACCCAACTGGATGAATTCGAGTTCAACAACGTGCAGATCGACCAGCATGGCCCCATCGCGGTGCTGACCATCAACCGCCCACGCGCGCTGAACGCCCTGAGTGCCGACACCCTGTCGGAGATCGCGCAGGCCGTGAACCTGATCGTGGAGGACGCCGAGGTCGGCGCGCTGATCATCACGGGCGCCGGGGACAAGGCGTTCGTGGCGGGCGCGGACATCAGCGAATTCGAGAACCTGGAGGGCGTGTACGACGGCCGCGAGCTGTCCCTGGCCGGACAGGACGTCATGCATCAGATCTCCTCGCTGCCGATTCCGGTGATCGCGGCCGTGAACGGTTTCGCGCTGGGCGGCGGGCTGGAACTGGCGCTGGCGTGCGACGTGCGCGTGGCCGCCACGACCGCCCGCCTGGGCCTGCCGGAGGTGTCCCTGGGCCTGATTCCCGGTTTCGGCGGCACGCAGCGTCTGGCGCGGCTGGTCGGCGCGGGCCGCGCGCTGGACCTGATGCTCACGGCCCGTCAGGTGAAGGCCGACGAGGCGCTGGGCATGGGTCTCGTGAACTACGTCGCGGACGACGCCCTGACCAAGGCGCGCGAGGTGGCCGAGCTGATGCTGAAGAACGCCCCGATCGCGCTGTCCCTGGTCAAGGAGGCGGTGCGCCGCGGGCTGGACACCACGCTGGAGGCCGGGCTGGAGGTCGAGGCGGACCTGTTCGGTATGACGGTCGCCACGAAGGATTTCCGTGAGGGGGTGGACGCCTTCCTGAACAAGCGCCGCGCGGAGTTCCAGGGTGAATGA
- a CDS encoding S-layer homology domain-containing protein — translation MRKSLIIASTLALSLGAASAQTTTTTAAPAQVTLSDVPAGHWAKDAVDKIVQCGLIQGFPDGTYRGNENLTRYQAALIFYRALQTGALSGCGFGATDMTTIANGMQEVSTELAAIASRVTDLEKLTADQQARIDALEAKINGMDTGAASTDVVALNARIDALEAAIRNIPAGPQGPAGPTGPQGPAGPAGPQGPAGTSTSATVTTPTPTTSTTVVIGEPTPTVTTPARDIYAGVYGSAKMAGKGSECLSLSDKKTPVNYCLGGGAVVGKNNVVGPIGARVSAEYQPGWNAVSADVNATYALNTGSRVTPYVGAGLGLTSGQQRNNTSQNVSDVYVNAIAGVDFNITDSIAVFAEYNGRYYTSNKGYATGLDSGAGNGLSNGVKAGVKFFF, via the coding sequence ATGCGCAAATCACTGATCATCGCGTCCACCCTGGCCCTCAGCCTCGGCGCAGCCAGCGCCCAGACCACCACCACGACCGCCGCCCCCGCCCAGGTCACCCTGAGCGACGTTCCCGCCGGTCACTGGGCCAAAGACGCCGTGGACAAGATCGTTCAGTGCGGCCTGATCCAGGGCTTCCCCGACGGCACGTACCGTGGCAACGAGAACCTCACCCGCTACCAGGCGGCCCTGATCTTCTACCGCGCCCTCCAGACGGGCGCCCTGAGCGGCTGTGGCTTCGGCGCGACCGACATGACCACCATCGCCAACGGCATGCAGGAAGTCAGCACCGAACTGGCCGCCATCGCCAGCCGCGTCACCGACCTCGAGAAACTCACGGCCGACCAGCAGGCCCGCATCGACGCCCTTGAAGCGAAGATCAACGGCATGGATACCGGCGCCGCCAGCACCGACGTCGTGGCACTGAACGCCCGCATCGACGCGCTGGAAGCTGCCATCCGCAACATCCCCGCCGGTCCCCAGGGTCCCGCTGGCCCGACCGGTCCCCAGGGCCCCGCTGGTCCTGCCGGCCCCCAGGGTCCCGCCGGCACCAGCACCTCGGCCACCGTGACCACCCCTACTCCCACCACCAGCACCACCGTCGTGATCGGCGAGCCCACCCCCACCGTCACCACCCCCGCCCGTGACATCTATGCCGGCGTGTACGGCAGCGCCAAGATGGCCGGGAAAGGCTCCGAATGCCTGAGCCTGTCGGACAAGAAGACACCAGTCAACTACTGCCTGGGTGGCGGAGCGGTCGTCGGTAAGAACAACGTCGTCGGTCCGATCGGCGCCCGCGTCTCTGCCGAATACCAGCCCGGCTGGAATGCCGTCAGCGCCGACGTGAACGCCACCTACGCCCTGAACACGGGCAGCCGCGTCACCCCCTACGTGGGCGCCGGCCTGGGTCTGACCAGTGGCCAGCAGCGCAACAACACCAGCCAGAACGTCAGTGACGTGTACGTGAATGCCATCGCGGGTGTGGACTTCAACATCACCGACAGCATCGCCGTGTTCGCCGAGTACAACGGCCGCTACTACACCAGCAACAAGGGCTACGCCACCGGGCTCGACAGCGGCGCGGGCAACGGCCTGAGCAACGGCGTGAAAGCCGGCGTCAAGTTCTTCTTCTAA
- a CDS encoding phosphohydrolase, translating to MGAGEQKFRLQVEGGKVSDVAGREEGPTAGKTRVVEFTTPRAKLIEEANQAIRTDLREYPRALAAYDALRNDPEALAHWDMANYITMRKLGYNDHGRVHAFITGAAGLAITELLLEGGVRTDIMESGVGDTDDVFLTVILGTMLHDIGNQIHRVGHEAHGVALALPIIDRIMTPLYPDPFKRVKVRSFILGAINCHDLNPAPLTMEGGIVAVADGTDITKGRGRKAFSLGSVDIHSISALAVDQVVIERGRDKPVLISVTMNNSGGIFQVEEILAPKVIRTPLRRFVDLRATTRPEGEEQILSRVRLDGDHFVMDLESGAQVEVEVMDTQKQVQQAVANNLGISSETR from the coding sequence ATGGGCGCAGGCGAGCAGAAGTTCCGCCTGCAGGTCGAAGGCGGCAAGGTCAGTGACGTGGCGGGCCGCGAGGAGGGCCCCACTGCCGGGAAGACCCGCGTGGTGGAGTTCACCACGCCCCGCGCGAAACTGATCGAGGAGGCCAACCAGGCGATCCGCACCGACCTGCGGGAGTACCCACGTGCGCTGGCCGCGTACGACGCCCTGCGAAACGACCCGGAGGCGCTGGCGCACTGGGACATGGCCAACTACATCACCATGCGCAAGCTGGGGTACAACGACCACGGGCGGGTGCACGCGTTCATCACGGGTGCGGCGGGCCTGGCGATCACCGAACTCCTGCTGGAGGGTGGCGTGCGGACCGACATCATGGAAAGTGGCGTCGGCGACACGGACGATGTGTTCCTGACCGTCATCCTGGGGACGATGCTGCACGATATCGGCAATCAGATTCACCGCGTGGGTCACGAGGCGCACGGCGTGGCGCTGGCCCTGCCGATCATCGACCGGATCATGACGCCGCTGTACCCTGACCCGTTCAAACGCGTGAAGGTGCGCTCGTTCATCCTGGGCGCCATCAACTGCCACGACCTGAACCCCGCACCGCTGACCATGGAGGGCGGGATCGTGGCCGTCGCGGACGGCACGGACATCACCAAGGGCCGCGGCCGCAAGGCGTTCAGCCTGGGCAGCGTGGACATCCACTCGATCAGCGCGCTGGCCGTGGATCAGGTGGTCATCGAGCGCGGGCGGGACAAGCCGGTGCTGATCAGCGTCACCATGAACAACTCCGGCGGGATCTTCCAGGTTGAGGAGATCCTGGCGCCGAAGGTGATCCGCACGCCCCTGCGGCGGTTCGTGGACCTGCGCGCCACCACCCGCCCGGAGGGTGAGGAGCAGATCCTCTCGCGCGTCCGGCTGGACGGTGACCACTTCGTGATGGACCTCGAGAGCGGCGCTCAGGTCGAGGTTGAGGTGATGGACACGCAGAAGCAGGTGCAGCAGGCGGTCGCGAACAACCTGGGGATCAGCAGCGAGACCCGCTGA
- a CDS encoding MJ1477/TM1410 family putative glycoside hydrolase codes for MAARVWWAALLLGGCVGLSLESGVNRLPVPLSQARTWGYQLTGYGRDRLSRVTASPFDVVVVDTMDDDGQPWPAPEVARAARAHVLLGYLSVGAAEEYRPYWQPGWRHGIPAWLLNEQPDWPGNYDVAYWDADWQALTLRELDRVIDQGFTGAYLDLIDAYEQHPDRPAARAEMVGWVCRLAAHARARRAGFLIVPQNAAELIRDPLYAPCVDALGSEETYVYAMNRPTEAARRDALLADYALWKAAGKPVFTVDYADQPDLIGRTYAQARAQGLIPYVTVREADRLTPGQ; via the coding sequence GTGGCGGCGCGGGTCTGGTGGGCGGCCCTGCTGCTGGGCGGCTGCGTCGGCCTGTCACTGGAGTCCGGCGTGAACAGGCTGCCGGTCCCGCTGAGTCAGGCGCGCACCTGGGGGTACCAGCTCACCGGGTACGGCAGGGACCGGTTGTCACGCGTGACGGCCTCACCGTTCGACGTGGTCGTGGTCGACACCATGGATGACGATGGTCAGCCCTGGCCCGCCCCGGAGGTCGCGCGTGCCGCCCGCGCGCACGTCCTGCTGGGCTACCTGAGCGTCGGCGCGGCCGAGGAGTACCGCCCGTACTGGCAGCCCGGCTGGCGCCACGGAATCCCCGCGTGGCTGCTGAACGAACAGCCCGACTGGCCCGGCAACTACGACGTGGCCTACTGGGACGCCGACTGGCAGGCGCTGACGCTGCGCGAACTGGACCGCGTGATCGACCAGGGCTTCACCGGCGCGTACCTGGACCTGATCGACGCCTACGAACAGCACCCGGACCGGCCCGCTGCCCGCGCCGAGATGGTGGGGTGGGTGTGCCGCCTCGCCGCGCACGCCCGCGCCCGCCGCGCCGGGTTCCTGATCGTCCCGCAGAACGCCGCCGAACTCATCCGCGACCCCCTCTACGCCCCCTGCGTGGACGCTCTGGGCAGCGAGGAAACCTACGTGTACGCCATGAACCGGCCCACCGAGGCCGCCCGCCGCGACGCTCTGCTCGCCGACTACGCCCTGTGGAAGGCCGCCGGGAAACCCGTGTTCACCGTGGACTACGCCGACCAGCCCGACCTGATCGGGCGCACGTACGCCCAGGCCCGCGCCCAGGGCCTCATCCCCTACGTCACCGTCCGCGAAGCTGACCGCCTCACCCCGGGTCAGTAG
- the greA gene encoding transcription elongation factor GreA: protein MTKDRITMTQRGYDKLVETLHFLKTTKREEISENMGRAIEDGDLRESAAYDEARMQQSENEARISELERQLERALIIEEDATGGAGLGAKVRVRDAKGKEHQFELVGTYEVDVLNGKISDASPIGKALAGRRAGEKVTVQLPKGSAEFEILSVDYQ, encoded by the coding sequence ATGACGAAGGATCGCATCACGATGACCCAGCGCGGGTACGACAAACTGGTCGAAACCCTGCACTTCCTGAAGACCACCAAACGCGAGGAGATCTCCGAGAACATGGGCCGCGCCATCGAGGACGGCGACCTGCGAGAAAGCGCCGCGTACGACGAGGCCCGCATGCAGCAGAGCGAGAACGAGGCCCGCATCTCCGAACTCGAACGTCAGCTGGAACGCGCCCTGATCATCGAAGAGGACGCCACCGGAGGCGCCGGGCTGGGCGCCAAGGTTCGCGTGCGTGACGCGAAGGGCAAGGAGCACCAGTTCGAGCTGGTCGGCACGTACGAGGTGGACGTCCTGAACGGCAAGATCAGCGACGCCAGCCCCATCGGCAAGGCCCTCGCCGGCCGCCGCGCCGGGGAGAAGGTCACCGTGCAGCTCCCCAAGGGCAGCGCCGAGTTCGAGATCCTCAGCGTCGACTACCAGTAA